The stretch of DNA CTTTTTTGGGACTAAGCATATTATTCCTCTTAGGTTAAGTCTTCTTACGCAGTGCCCGCTTCCGGAAACACTTCGCCCTTAAACATCCACACTTTGACCCCGATGATCCCGTATGTGGTCTTGGCTTCAGCAAAACCATAGTCTATATCGGCGCGTAGGGTATGCAACGGCACCCGCCCTTCCCGGTACCACTCCCGCCTGGCCATCTCTGCGCCGCCGAGCCGACCGGCGCAAGCTATCCGTACGCCCTTAGCGCCCAGCCTTAGAGACGTAAAAACCGCCTTTTTCATGGCCCGGCGAAACGAAACCCGCCGCTCCAGTTGCAAAGCCACACTTTCTGCTACCAGTTGAGCATCCAGTTCCGGTTTCCGCACTTCGTGAATATCTAAAATAACCGGCCGCTTAATCTGCTTCTCTATCTCCTGTTTAAGCTTATCTATCTCAGCGCCCTTTTTACCAATGACGATGCTGGGCCGGGCGGTATGAATCTTCACCTTTAACTTATCGGCGGCCCGCTCGATCAAAAGCTTGGAAATCCCGGCATGATAAAGCTTCTTCTTTATGAAGTCCCGAATCTTTCTATCTTCATAAACAAAGGCTGCAAAATCTTTTTTAGCAAACCATCGTGAATCCCAGGTTCTTATATAACCAAGCCTAAAACTAATCGGATTTACCTTCTGCCCCAAGTTATCCTCCTGCCTTATCTCCTAATTTTCATCCAGAACTACGGTTATATGACTCGTACGTTTGATTATGCGATTAGCCTTTCCCATGGACCTAGGCCGCCAACGTTTTAGCCTGGGGCCTTCATCAACGAATATCTTCTTAATATAAAGTGTGTCCACGTCTATTTTAGGATTCTGCGCGGCATTCGCCAAGGCCGAATAGATAACCTTACTCACCAGCCGCGCAGCCTTTTTCGGTACAAACTTCAAGAGATTCAAGGCCTCATTTACCTTCTTACCGCTTACCGGCCTGGTCACCGTTCTGGCCTTTATTGCAGAAATGCGCACATGCTTTGCTATTGCTTTAGACTCCATAGCTCCTTACACTCCCCAGTCCAAAATCACCCGCTGCGTATATGATCTGTCCGTTAACTCTATAAAAACAACCCCTACAAGCTACTTCTTTCCCTTAACCTTGGTCTTACGATCGCCAGAATGGGCATGAAAAGTACGCGTGGGCGAAAATTCTCCGAGTTTATGGCCTACCATATTCTCGGAGACAAAAACCGGTATAAACTTCTTACCATTGTGCACTGCAAATGTAATACCGACCATATCCGGTATGACAGTTGACCGCCGTGACCAAGTCTTAATGACCTTTTTCCCTTGAGATTGACGGGCCTCATCCAGCTTCTTCATTAAATGTCCATCTACAAAGGGACCTTTCTTAACTGATCTTGCCACCCTGCTCCCCCCTCGAAATTACATGACCATCAAACTCGTGCCTGAACCACGTATTAATAGATTGATAATACCTAAGAACGCCTTTTAATTATAAGTTTATCACTGCTCTTTCGCCGGCGGGTCTTATAGCCCTTGGTAGGATAGCCCCATGGCGTACAGGGATGCCTGCCTCCGGAAGACTTTCCTTCACCCCCACCCATAGGATGGTCGACCGGGTTCATAGCCACACCGCGCACATGAGGTCTTTTTCCCATCCATCTCGCACGGCCAGCCTTACCCAAAGAGACGCTTTCATGTTCCAGATTACCGACTTGACCCACAGTAGCCATGCAGGCCACATGAACCTGCCGCACCTCACCCGAAGGCAACTTAATCTGACTATATTTCCCCTCTTTAGCCATGAGCTGGCCATAGGATCCGGCACTCCGTATAATCTGTCCACCCCTGCCGGGCCGTAGTTCCAGGTTATGCAGCAGTGTACCCATAGGCATCTTACCAATCGGCAGGGCATTGCCTGGCTTAATGTCCGCATTTTCACCGGACACCACCGTATCCCCTACCGCCAGGCCGACTGGAGCTAAAATGTAGCGTTTTTCTCCATCTGCGTAATGGAGGAGGGCAATGCGCGCCGAACGGTTAGGGTCGTACTCAATGCTCGCCACCCTTGCTGAAACATCACGCTTGTCACGTTTGAAATCAATCAATCTATATTTTCTCTTATGTCCCCCGCCGTTATGTCGCGCCGTCATCCGGCCCACATTATTGCGGCCGCCGCTCTTATTTATAGGAACCAGAAGGCTCTTTTCCGCCTCAACCGCCGACAGGCCCTCGCCCACAATAGCAGTTTGCGTCCTTCTACCCGGTGATGTAGGTTTATAACTCTTGATTGGCATACCCATCCCTCATTACTAAAACTCTATCTAAACGCCTTCGAAAAATTCTATGCGTTCTCCAGGCCTTAAAGTCACGACGGCCTTCTTCCAGTCGGAACTATATCCCATATTACGGCCAACCCGTCTCTGTTTGCCGGGGTTAACCTGGGTGCGTACAGCTGCCACCTTGGCCTTGAAAATACGCTCGACGGCCTCTTTTATCTCTATTTTATTGGCCTGCCGGTCCACAACAAAACAAACCTGATTGGCGTTTTCTTTCTGCCAGGTGCTCTTCTCCGTGAGGCATGGGCCTTTTATTATTTGATATATATCCTTCATGACAAGAGAAACTCCTCGATCTTTGGGATACAATCCCTGTGCAAAATCAGATTATTATGTATCAAGATATCATGCACATTAATATCCGTGTACGGCAAGACATCTACATAAGGTATATTGCGGGCTGATTTTTCCAGGTTTTCCTGTCGCTCGTTCATTACAATCAAGACATTTTTTACACCGAGATTATTCATGGTCTGGATAATTTTTTTTGTCTTGATCTCATCTAAAGTAAAATCATCCACAATCAACATCTGGCTATCTCTCAACTTGGCGCTTAAGGCCATACGTAGCGCCAGTTTTCTGACCTTGCGCGTCACCTTATAGCTATAGTCACGCGGTGTTGGGCCAAAAACCGCTCCTCCGCGTCTCCACACAGGCGAGGTATTACTACCACTCCGCGCCCGTCCCGTGCCCTTCTGACGCCAGGGCTTGCTCCCGCCACCGCTGACCTCACTCCGGCTCTTAGTTGAAGCTGTACCTGCACGGCGCTTGGCCAGTTGCATAGTCACAACCTCATGCAGCACATCTTCTCGAACCGGAACACTAAAGACATCATCGTTCAGAGTAATCTCTGAAACTTTCTCTTTTTGCATGTTATAGACATCTAGGACTGGCATTATAACATCCCTCAATAAGCCATACTTATCTTAAAGGCACTTATGTATCAACAGCAGGCCATTTTTGCTTCCTGGCACAGACCCCTTGAGCACCAGCACATTTTCATCCGGCCGCACATCTAAAATGGTCAGGTTTTTCACTGTAACCCGGCTATTACCCATGTGGCCGGGCATCTTTTTCCCCTTAATGACGCGCGACGGGAAAGAACTGGCCCCAATAGAACCCACGACACGGTGGGACATGGAGCCATGCGTATCCTTGCCCCCATGGAAGCCATGCCGCTTTATAACGCCGGCAAAACCGCACCCCTTACTAATCCCCGCCACATCTATTTTTTCGCCAACCTCAAAGTTTTCTACCGTGACCTCCTGCCCTAATTCATAGGACTCGAGTTCCTCGTCATCAATAGAAAACTCACGCAAGTAACGGTAACATCCCTTATCTGCTTTTTTAAAATGGCCGGCCTCTGGTTTAGTCACACGACTTTCCTTCTGAGGCATAAAACCCAACTGGACAGCATTGTAGCCATCCTTCTCTCTGGTTTTCTTCTGGATAATAGTACAAGGCCCTGCCTCTACCACCGTTACCGGAATGGAATGTCCCTCTTCCGAAAAAATACGGGCCGTTCCCAGCTTACGCGCTAGCATTCCCCTGATCATCTCTTCATCCTATAGCCTTCAGATTTTAAACGAAAAATCTTCTAGAGTTTTATCTCGACATCGACCCCGGCCGAAAGTTCCAGTTTCATAAGGGCGTCGATGGTTTGTTGCGTCGGCTCCAAAATATCCAGAAGCCTTTTATGTGTCCGAATTTCGAACTGCTCTCTGGACTTTTTATCCACGTGGGGAGAGCGCAAGACACAATACTTGTTAATTACCGTAGGTAGAGGAATCGGCCCCGCCACCTTCCCCCCGGCACGCCTCACTGTTTCCACAATCTCAGCCGTAGACTGATCCAACAGGTTATGATCATAACCCTTCAAACGGATACGAATTTTATGGTTTTGAATCATATTTCTTTCCCATCCTGATGCCAGGAAATTATTTTATTCCATTATTTCGCTGATGACGCCTGCCCCAACGGTGCGTCCACCCTCTCGAATAGCAAACCTGAGCTCCTTCTCCATCGCTATCGGTGTAATTAAATCCACCTCCATCGATACATTGTCCCCAGGCATCACCATCTCCACTCCATCCGGCAGCTTCACTATCCCGGTGACATCCGTCGTCCGAAAATAAAACTGCGGCCTGTACCCGTTGAAAAACGGCGTATGCCGCCCTCCCTCTTCCTTCGTCAATATGTACGACTCCGCCTTAAACTTCGTGTGCGGCGTTATGCTCCCAGGCTTCGCTACCACCTGGCCTCGCTCTACCTCATCACGCTTCGTACCCCTAAGCAGCACCCCTATATTGTCCCCGGCCTGCCCCTGATCCAATATCTTACGAAACATCTCCACACCGGTACATACCGTCTTCGTCGTCGGACGTATCCCTACTATCTCCACCTCTTCTCCTACCTTGACCATCCCTCGCTCTACCCGGCCCGTCACCACCGTGCCACGACCGGATATGCTGAAGACATCTTCCACCGGCATCAAAAATGGCTTGTCTATATCCCGCACCGGATTCGGTATATAACTGTCCACCGCATCCATTAACTTCCATATCGGCCCACAATTCACACAATCCTTCTTGCCGCAACTGCACTCCAAAGCCTTCAAGGCGCTCCCAGGCACTATCGGTATATCATCCCCAGGAAACTCATACTTCGACAACAGCTCCCTCAACTCCAGCTCCACTAACTCGATCAGCTCAGGATCGTCCACCATGTCCACCTTGTTCAAAAATACCACCATGCTCGGCACTCCCACCTGACGCGCCAACAATATATGCTCCCGTGTCTGCGGCATCGGACCGTCATCCGCACCCACTACCAATATCGCACCGTCCATCTGCGCCGCTCCCGTTATCATATTCTTTATATAGTCGGCATGTCCGGGACAGTCCACATGCGCATAATGCCGCTTATCCGTCTCATACTCCACATGCGCCGTCGCTATCGTTATTCCCCTCTCCCTCTCCTCCGGCGCCTTGTCTATCTGATCAAACGGTATATGCTCCGCAAATCCCGCCTTCGATAACACCGACGTTATCGCACTCGTTAACGTCGTCTTACCATGATCTATATGCCCTATCGTCCCTATGTTTACATGCGGCTTCTTACGCTCAAATTTCTTCTTCCCCATCTCAAAATCCTCCTTAAATTTAACGCCAGGTAAAAATTATCCCCCCGTAATCAACCCTACATCGCAGATGCCTTTCGCATAATCTCTTCGCCCAAGGAAACGGGGACCGGCGCATAGTGTGAAAATTGCATGGTAAACGTAGCCCGGCCCTGGGTTTTTGAACGCAGATCCGTGGCATAACCAAACATTTGCTCCAACGGAACCCTGGCCGAGGCGATCTGGATGCTCGGTCTGGCCTCCAGACCGACTAATTTACCCCTTCTTCCGTTAATGTCGCCGATTACTTCACCGATAAATTCCTCCGGGGTAACCACATCCAAAGACATAATAGGTTCCAGCAGTACCGGCTCCGCCTTTCTGGCGGCCTCTTTGAAACCCATGGAAGCAGCGATGCTAAAAGCCATCTCTGAAGAATCAACCTCATGATATGAACCATCTATCAGAGTTACTCTAATGTCGGTCATCGGGTAACCAGCCGATACGCCGACCTCTGCCGCTCCCCTTATTCCCTTTTCCACAGCCGATATATACTCTCTGGGCACCACGCCACCTTTAATGGCATCTACAAATTCAATGCCCTTACCCGGCTCAAGCGGCTCTATATCCAACCAGACATGGCCATATTGTCCACGCCCGCCGCTCTGTCTAACAAATTTTCCTTCGGCCCGGGCCTTTCTTTTAATCGTCTCTTTATAGGCTACGTGAGGCTGCCCCACCTTGGCATCAACCTTGAATTCTCTGACTAAGCGATCAACAATAATTTCCAGATGCAACTCGCCCATCCCGGAGATGATAGTCTGCCCGGTCTCCTCATCCGTTCGAACCTTAAATGAAGGGTCTTCCATGGCGATCTTCGCTAATGACAGGCCCAGCTTGTCCTGATCCGCTTTAGACTTGGGTTCAATGGCCACCGATATCACCGGTAGAGGGATATCCATGGCCTCCAACTGTATTGGCGACCCTTCGTCACAAAGGGTATCTCCGGTAGAAACATCCCGCAAGCCGACAACAGCCGCAATATCCCCGGCAAAAACTTCCTTAATTTCTTCCCGCTTGTTGGCATGCATCTTGACCAGCCGGCCGACTCTTTCTTTTTTCCTCTTCGTAGCGTTGTACACACTACCACCAGAGGTCAGTGAACCGGAATATACGCGCAGGAAGGTCAAGTTGCCAATAAAGGGATCGGTCATGATCTTGAAGGCCAGCGCGGCAAAAGGCGCATCATCTGTTGCTGGCCGATCTTCTTCTGCGCCTTTATCATTCAGGCCCTTGACCGGTAGTACATCCGTTGGGGCCGGCAGGTAATCAACAACGGCGTCCAAAAGCAGCTGGACGCCCTTATTCTTGAAGGCAGAACCGCATAGTATCGGCACAGCCCTCAAGGATAGGGTTGCCTTTCGCAGGCTAAGGCGAATATCTTCCGGGGAGATAGCCTCTCCGCCCAAATATTTCTCCATAAACCCATCATCTACATCCGCCAATTCCTCTAGCAACTGTTCCCTATAGGCCAAAACCTCTTCTTCCAGCCCTGGCGGGATATCTTCTACGTGATATTTCGCCCCCAGCGTCGAGTCATCCCATATTACCGCCTTCATCCCCAGAAGATCGATGACCCCCCTAAAGCCCTCCTCCGACCCAAGAGGGATCTGAACAGCCACAGGATTGGCGCCGAGTCGATTTTTCATCATGCCCAGGCAGTGTTTAAAATCCGCACCCGAACGGTCCATCTTATTGATAAAGGCAATGCGCGGCACCTTATAGCGATCCGCCTGACGCCACACCGTCTCCGATTGTGGTTCGACGCCGCCCACCGCACAAAAAACTGCTACCGCCCCATCCAATACCCGCAACGATCGTTCCACCTCTACCGTAAAGTCAACATGGCCGGGGGTATCAATAAGGTTTATGCGATGGCCTCCCCATAAGCAGGTTGTTGCTGCCGAGGTAATGGTGATGCCACGTTCCTGCTCCTGTTCCATCCAGTCCATAACCGCAGTGCCGTCATGCACCTCTCCGATCTTATAAGACACGCCTGTATAATAAAGGATGCGTTCTGTCGTAGTAGTCTTACCGGCATCAATGTGCGCCATGATGCCGATATTGCGTGTCTTTTCTAATGAAACAAGACGTGGCAATTTTTCCCCTCTTCTAAATCTATTCTCTTTGATCTATTATCAAAGAACCCGGAAATTATTCCGTCTTAACTCTGATTACCAACGATAATGGGCAAAGGCCTTATTGGCTTCAGCCATCTTGTGTGTATCTTCTTTTTTCTTTATCGATGACCCGCGATTATTATAGGCGTCGACTAATTCTGCCGCCAGTTTTTCCTCCATGGATTTCTCCGCCCGTGAATTTGCATAGCCAATTATCCAGCGGATAGCCAGGGCCACCCTTCTATTCGGCCGCACCTCTACAGGAACCTGGTACGTAGCGCCGCCCACCCGGCGAGACTTAACCTCAATTACCGGTTTTACATGCTCCAGAGCAGCATTAAACACCTCTTCCGGATTCTTACCCACCCGATCACGTATAATATCCATAGCCCGATAGAGTATATGCTGGGCAACGTTCTTTTTACCACGTAGCATAATCCGGTTAACAAATTTTGCTACCAATCCACTATTATATTTTGGATCCGGATTAATCTCCCGCTTTATAACTACTTTCCTTCTGGGCATACCTACCTCTTATCTGTTATTTCACCCGATTACTTGGGCCGCTTAGCGCCATACTTGGAGCGCCCTTTTTTCCTATCCTGCACACCTAGCGTATCTAACGCACCCCGGACGATATGATAACGCACGCCCGGCAGATCCTTAACGCGTCCGCCGCGTATCAGCACCACGGAATGTTCCTGTAAATTATGTCCTACCCCGGGAATATAAGAAGTTGCTTCTATTCCATTTGTTAAACGCACCCTGGCCACTTTGCGCAAGGCAGAATTCGGTTTTTTAGGCGTCGTAGTATAGACACGCACACATACCCCCCTCTTCTGCGGGCACTCTTTTAATGCAGGGGCAGAACTCTTCCTCTTAACCTTTTTCCGGCCACTGCGAACCAGTTGATTAACTGTAGGCATCAGATTCTCCAACCCATGATTTTTAGTATCGCTTACGAATCCAAAAAACGTTCTTTTACCCCATTTACCGGCCTTCTGTCAAGACTTTTTTACCCAAAGATAAAAACTACTAGGCTTATTTATTATCGTTTTTCCCCGCCGGTTTTAATCCCCTTTCCGGGCCTCGGCATAGTAAACTATACCTGTTCCGGCCGGGATAAGGCGACCCATGATGACATTTTCTTTTAGCCCGCGGAGGTAATCCACCTTGCCCGCTATAGCTGCGTCCGTAAGAACCTTGGTAGTCTCCTGGAAGGAGGCCGCAGATATAAAACTTTCCGTGCTCAAGGAAGCCTTTGTAATACCCAGAAGTAACGGTTCCGCCACTGCCGGCTGGCCGCCCCGGGCCAAAATCTTTTCGTTTTCTTCCTCAAACAGGTATCGTTCCACCTGCTCGCCCAGCATAAAACTGCTGTCCCCTACCTCTTTGATCTTTACACGACGCAGCATCTGTCGCACGATGGCTTCAATATGCTTGTCATTGATCTTAACGCCCTGTAACCGGTAAACCTCCTGCACCTCATTGACCAGGTAGCGAGCCAGCTCTTTAATCCCAAGGACACGAAGGATATCGTGAGGATTAGCCGAACCATCCATAAGAGCCTCCCCGGCCCGGATAAAATCCCCTTCATGGACACTGATGTGCTTGCCTTTGGCAACAAGATATTCCTTAGACTCTCCAACGTCAGGTTTTACTACAACCCTTCGCTTACCTTTTACGTCCTTGCCGAAGCTGACCACACCGTCAATCTCGCTGATCACCGCAAACTCTTTTGGTTTTCGCACCTCAAAGAGTTCCGCTACCCGAGGCAATCCGCCGGTGATATCTTTAGTTTTTGTTGTTTCCCGGGGGATACGCGCAATGACCTCTCCCGCATTGACCATGTTGCCTTCCGCCACCATAACGATGGCGCCGATAGGCATAAGATAGCGGGCCTCAGACGTAGAACCGGGGATCTTGAGGGTCTTGCCGCTCTCATCCTTTATGGAAACGCGCGGCCGAACGCTGGAATCCTTACATTCAACAACAACCCTGCTGGCCTTACCGGTGACGGGGTCCAGCTTCTCCTGCATGGTGACGCCTTCTACGATATCGCCAAATTTGACCCGGCCGGAAACATCGGTCAAAATCGGGATGGTATAAGGATCCCAATTCGCCAGGAGATCATTGGCGTTGACCGGTTGTCCGTCCTCGGCGTAGATCTGCGCCCCGTAGGTCACCGGATAACGCTCACGTTCCCGTCCATCCTCAGTTACAACAGCTATTTCACCATTACGATTCATAGCGACCAGGCCACCCGCTACATTACGAACCGTGTGCAGGTTAATAAACTTTATCCGCCCTTCGTTCCGGGCATGGATTTCGGCTTGCTCCACCCTTCTGCTGGCTGTACCGCCGATATGGAAGGTACGCATGGTAAGCTGCGTTCCTGGTTCACCAATAGACTGTGCCGCAATAATACCGATGGACTCTCCGATGTTGACCATCTTTCCACGCGCCAGATCACGGCCGTAACACTTGATACAAACCCCGTGCTTAGAACGGCAGGTAAGCACAGAGCGGATTTTCACCCGCTCAATACCGGCATCCTCTATCTTCTGAACGTGGGACTCTGTAATCTCCTCATTGGCATTTACCAGAATTTCACCGGTCAATGGGTCATTAATATCCTCAAGGACCACACGGCCGAGAATACGATCGCCAACGCGCTGAATAATCTCGCCTCCCTCGATTAACGGCTCCATAGTGATACCATCGATAGTGCCGCAATCCTCCTCCGTAATCGTACAGTCCTGGGCTACATCGACCAGCCGCCGGGTCAAGTAACCGGAATTAGCCGTCTTCAAGGCGGTATCGGCCAGACCTTTACGTGCACCGTGTGTCGATACAAAATATTGTAGCACAGTAAGACCTTCCCTGAAATTTGCCGTGATCGGGGTTTCGATTATTTCACCGGAAGGCTTGGCCATAAGACCCCTCATACCCGCCAACTGCCGGATCTGATCTTTGCTCCCCCGAGCGCCGGAATCAGCCATCATGTATATGGGATTAAAACTAGGCGTCTCTATGGCGCGACCGTCTTTGCCCTTTATGCGCTGTACGGCTATGCCCCGCATCATCTCCGCGGCTACATCATCCGTGGCCTTAGCCCAGATATCAATTACCTTATTATATTTTTCTCCGTCGGTGATTAAACCGTCAGTATATTGTTTCTCTACCGCATGCACTTCACTTTGGGCCTTATTTAAGATTCCCGCCTTCTTGGCCGGGATAACCATGTCCGCGATAGAAATGGAAATACCCGCCTTGGTGGCATATTTGTACCCCATATCTTTTAAGCGGTCAGCTAACAGGACCGTCTTTTTAATGCCCGCCCCCCGGTAGCACTTATCAATCAATTGGGCGAGTTCCTTTTTCTTCATGGGGCGATTAATAATATCAAACGGGATTTCTTCCGGTAAGATATCCCCAAGTAATATCCGCCCCGTCGTCGTATCTACTAACTTACCATTTAAGCGCACTTTAATCTGGGCTTGAAGATCGACCGCACCGGCATCATAGGCCATCTGAACTTCTTCCGGCCCTGCAAACACCTTACCCTCGCCCTTAGCCAGCGCCCGGCTACGCGTCATGTAATATATTCCCAACACCACATCCTGCGTAGGAATAATAATCGGTTCACCATGCGCCGGCGAAAGAATATTATTGGTGGACATCATCAGAACCCGGGCCTCTATTTGAGCCTCAATAGACACGGGGACATGAACAGCCATCTGATCACCGTCGAAGTCTGCAT from Desulfovibrionales bacterium encodes:
- the rplV gene encoding 50S ribosomal protein L22 — translated: MESKAIAKHVRISAIKARTVTRPVSGKKVNEALNLLKFVPKKAARLVSKVIYSALANAAQNPKIDVDTLYIKKIFVDEGPRLKRWRPRSMGKANRIIKRTSHITVVLDEN
- the rpsC gene encoding 30S ribosomal protein S3 encodes the protein MGQKVNPISFRLGYIRTWDSRWFAKKDFAAFVYEDRKIRDFIKKKLYHAGISKLLIERAADKLKVKIHTARPSIVIGKKGAEIDKLKQEIEKQIKRPVILDIHEVRKPELDAQLVAESVALQLERRVSFRRAMKKAVFTSLRLGAKGVRIACAGRLGGAEMARREWYREGRVPLHTLRADIDYGFAEAKTTYGIIGVKVWMFKGEVFPEAGTA
- the rpsJ gene encoding 30S ribosomal protein S10 — encoded protein: MIQNHKIRIRLKGYDHNLLDQSTAEIVETVRRAGGKVAGPIPLPTVINKYCVLRSPHVDKKSREQFEIRTHKRLLDILEPTQQTIDALMKLELSAGVDVEIKL
- the rplB gene encoding 50S ribosomal protein L2, whose protein sequence is MPIKSYKPTSPGRRTQTAIVGEGLSAVEAEKSLLVPINKSGGRNNVGRMTARHNGGGHKRKYRLIDFKRDKRDVSARVASIEYDPNRSARIALLHYADGEKRYILAPVGLAVGDTVVSGENADIKPGNALPIGKMPMGTLLHNLELRPGRGGQIIRSAGSYGQLMAKEGKYSQIKLPSGEVRQVHVACMATVGQVGNLEHESVSLGKAGRARWMGKRPHVRGVAMNPVDHPMGGGEGKSSGGRHPCTPWGYPTKGYKTRRRKSSDKLIIKRRS
- the fusA gene encoding elongation factor G; this translates as MPRLVSLEKTRNIGIMAHIDAGKTTTTERILYYTGVSYKIGEVHDGTAVMDWMEQEQERGITITSAATTCLWGGHRINLIDTPGHVDFTVEVERSLRVLDGAVAVFCAVGGVEPQSETVWRQADRYKVPRIAFINKMDRSGADFKHCLGMMKNRLGANPVAVQIPLGSEEGFRGVIDLLGMKAVIWDDSTLGAKYHVEDIPPGLEEEVLAYREQLLEELADVDDGFMEKYLGGEAISPEDIRLSLRKATLSLRAVPILCGSAFKNKGVQLLLDAVVDYLPAPTDVLPVKGLNDKGAEEDRPATDDAPFAALAFKIMTDPFIGNLTFLRVYSGSLTSGGSVYNATKRKKERVGRLVKMHANKREEIKEVFAGDIAAVVGLRDVSTGDTLCDEGSPIQLEAMDIPLPVISVAIEPKSKADQDKLGLSLAKIAMEDPSFKVRTDEETGQTIISGMGELHLEIIVDRLVREFKVDAKVGQPHVAYKETIKRKARAEGKFVRQSGGRGQYGHVWLDIEPLEPGKGIEFVDAIKGGVVPREYISAVEKGIRGAAEVGVSAGYPMTDIRVTLIDGSYHEVDSSEMAFSIAASMGFKEAARKAEPVLLEPIMSLDVVTPEEFIGEVIGDINGRRGKLVGLEARPSIQIASARVPLEQMFGYATDLRSKTQGRATFTMQFSHYAPVPVSLGEEIMRKASAM
- the tuf gene encoding elongation factor Tu, whose product is MGKKKFERKKPHVNIGTIGHIDHGKTTLTSAITSVLSKAGFAEHIPFDQIDKAPEERERGITIATAHVEYETDKRHYAHVDCPGHADYIKNMITGAAQMDGAILVVGADDGPMPQTREHILLARQVGVPSMVVFLNKVDMVDDPELIELVELELRELLSKYEFPGDDIPIVPGSALKALECSCGKKDCVNCGPIWKLMDAVDSYIPNPVRDIDKPFLMPVEDVFSISGRGTVVTGRVERGMVKVGEEVEIVGIRPTTKTVCTGVEMFRKILDQGQAGDNIGVLLRGTKRDEVERGQVVAKPGSITPHTKFKAESYILTKEEGGRHTPFFNGYRPQFYFRTTDVTGIVKLPDGVEMVMPGDNVSMEVDLITPIAMEKELRFAIREGGRTVGAGVISEIME
- the rplD gene encoding 50S ribosomal protein L4 yields the protein MPVLDVYNMQKEKVSEITLNDDVFSVPVREDVLHEVVTMQLAKRRAGTASTKSRSEVSGGGSKPWRQKGTGRARSGSNTSPVWRRGGAVFGPTPRDYSYKVTRKVRKLALRMALSAKLRDSQMLIVDDFTLDEIKTKKIIQTMNNLGVKNVLIVMNERQENLEKSARNIPYVDVLPYTDINVHDILIHNNLILHRDCIPKIEEFLLS
- the rpsG gene encoding 30S ribosomal protein S7 yields the protein MPRRKVVIKREINPDPKYNSGLVAKFVNRIMLRGKKNVAQHILYRAMDIIRDRVGKNPEEVFNAALEHVKPVIEVKSRRVGGATYQVPVEVRPNRRVALAIRWIIGYANSRAEKSMEEKLAAELVDAYNNRGSSIKKKEDTHKMAEANKAFAHYRW
- a CDS encoding 50S ribosomal protein L23 yields the protein MKDIYQIIKGPCLTEKSTWQKENANQVCFVVDRQANKIEIKEAVERIFKAKVAAVRTQVNPGKQRRVGRNMGYSSDWKKAVVTLRPGERIEFFEGV
- the rpsL gene encoding 30S ribosomal protein S12: MPTVNQLVRSGRKKVKRKSSAPALKECPQKRGVCVRVYTTTPKKPNSALRKVARVRLTNGIEATSYIPGVGHNLQEHSVVLIRGGRVKDLPGVRYHIVRGALDTLGVQDRKKGRSKYGAKRPK
- the rpsS gene encoding 30S ribosomal protein S19, with amino-acid sequence MARSVKKGPFVDGHLMKKLDEARQSQGKKVIKTWSRRSTVIPDMVGITFAVHNGKKFIPVFVSENMVGHKLGEFSPTRTFHAHSGDRKTKVKGKK
- the rplC gene encoding 50S ribosomal protein L3 — translated: MIRGMLARKLGTARIFSEEGHSIPVTVVEAGPCTIIQKKTREKDGYNAVQLGFMPQKESRVTKPEAGHFKKADKGCYRYLREFSIDDEELESYELGQEVTVENFEVGEKIDVAGISKGCGFAGVIKRHGFHGGKDTHGSMSHRVVGSIGASSFPSRVIKGKKMPGHMGNSRVTVKNLTILDVRPDENVLVLKGSVPGSKNGLLLIHKCL